The window AGATATTCCAGAATTCGATTTTTGACGTCCGCCAGGTCATAGTGGTCATCATCCAGAACAGTCCGTGCGTGATTGATATCCAGTTCATCCTCTGTCCGTACCTGCCAGGGTAAATCGACTATCCAGTCCAGATAGGTTTTGATGATGGCGTATTCCGCTGAGTTCCGGGACATCTCGCCAATTCGTTTCAACTCGCGCAATGCCTCCCGTTTGGCCTCATCCGGGAGGCCGGCTTTTTTTATTTTCTCAGAATATTCATCGAGGTCAGACGGGCTTTCCTCCGGATCTCCCAGCTCTTTTTGAATCGCTTTGAGCTGCTTGCGAAGATAGTACTCGTGTTGCTCTTTACTCATGGACTGGCTGGCATCCGACTTGATTTTCTGCTCCAGCTTAAGGATATCCCTTTCGTGGGATAAATGGGAAATCAGCAGGTGTAACTTATCCTTCACACTATCGGTTTCAAGCAACGCCTGTGCGTCCTTCAATTCAATCTGGATATTGGATGCCACCAGATACAAAAGATAACGGGGATCTTTTATTGTATTGATGTAATCATGCGCAGCGGCCGGGATATTCGGAAGAAGTGAAATGAATTCCTTAGAAAGCGCCTGCAAAATTCTGAAAGCGGCTTCAAGTTCATTATCGTGTTCGAGAACGTCCGGGTACAATAAAATTTTTGCTTTCAAATATGGTTCTGTTTCATGCCAGGAGGAAATGCGGAACAGTTCAAACCCATAAAGAAATATCTGCAGGCCGTTGTCGCCCAGATGAACGATCCTGTTCAGTATGCAAACGGTACCGATTTCATGGATTTGTCCCGGCATGGGCTCTGAGATCGAGCTGTCTTTCATTGCCGCAAGCCCGATTAAATGATCTCCTTTAAACACATTTTCAATCAACTTCATTGATCTTGGAATTTTTATCGACAACGGCAGAGACATAAGCGGATATGCGACAGTATTCCGTAAAGGGAGGATCGGAAGCTTGTCAGGTATCTTTTTCAAAAATACTTCATTGTCTTCATGTGAAAATGATTCTGTCCTTTTTATCGGCCTTTGTTTAAAGGGGGTTGAAGTACAATGGAACGAAAGCGTACGCTAATTTTGTAATATCTTATAACCTGTTGAACGTCCAATATTCATTTGCCGGAAGATATCAGTTGCTCCATCACTTTTTGGGGTTCACCGGGGTTGCTGGGGCTGTCAACAGCGGCATCAACTGAGGCGCTGCGTCCATGAGGACCTGAACCGCAAGAGAGCTTGTGAAAACATAGTTGTCGGAATCCTGGCCGGCCACATAGGCTGTGACGACGCCGTAAAACCGGTCGCCGATGAAAAAAACAAAAACGGCGGTGCGGTTTATTGCCTTGGATGAAATGAGTTGCCCCTTATTGTTCATGAAGGGCAGCAACGATCCCAGGATTGGTCGCCAAGGTCCGGAATTTGGCCGATGAACCGAGTTCCAGTTTGGTACCCGAATTGATGTTGAACGGCTGATCGAGCGTATCGGTCTGGAGTCGCATTAAATTGGCTCCCTCAGACCGTTCATACAAAGTAAGGCTGTAGACAACATTGGACGGAGCCCCCGTCTTTGAGGAGGCGATAACCGTAAAGACCGTTCTTCTATCGCTGCATCCCGCTCCTCCGGGGTAATCAAAGCGATGATTGTGTATTCACTACTTTTCTGTATCCGCACGGAAAGCCCGTTCACCGGACGCTAAAAGTTCCTGAGTGCCGGTTGATGCCGAAATACATCAGGACCGCAGTTTTTTTGGGCCATGAAATCAAAGCCGTTGCTGCCATTGAGCCAACTAATTGTTCTTTGGGACATTTTATTTCGTTCTCCTTTTTTCTTTGATTCACAAATAGGGCGATTCAGCATTTTTTCATACACCAAAAGATAATTCTCTACTGTTTCTGCATGATCAAACCTTTCATGGCTTTGTTTCATGATCCGGGATATATGATGATTTTTGACATCCCGTGGTAAGTTATAAAACATCATCGCCTTATCAATTGCTCTCATCAAGCTGTCTGCATCAAATTGATTGAATAAAAATCCGTTCCCGCTGTTATGCGCAACATCCAAGGGGGAGACGGATTGGTGATTGTCGTTATTATTATGGACAATGGGAAGACTCCCATATAAAAGCCCGGTAATTTCCTCAGAACTGACGGGTCCCGCTGAGAATGGAACCAGAACAAAATCCGATGCAGCATAGGCCGCCCGTAAAAATGAATCCTCCGGCGTGCAAACAGCCACCCTGTTTGTTAAATCAAAATCCCGAATAGTATCCTTTATCAGTCCACTAATCGTTCCCGTGGCTGTAAAAATAATCTCCAGGTTCTGATGCCAGTCCCTTCTTTAAATAAAATAATATAATGGAAATTTTTTTGCCGGCAACACGATAAAAAGATAGAAAAAAACATATAAATCAACTAGTAAAAATAGGGGATTGTTCGACATATATACCCCGGAGGCTCTCTACCTTTTTATGGAATGTCAAACAGCTCTCTGATAGTTTTGTGGAACTGAATTGGATCTACATTCAGCAATTATCCTGTCTTAAATTTCGTTTTCAAGCAGTTCATTTATTGCGAGGATCTTTTGTGTTTTAACCTCAACTGTTTTTTCAAGTTTCAGGTTGTAGTCAGAAATAAACTCCATAAGAAAAGACTGGTGAACCACGCTTTTGAATGAATCCCCTTTGAATACTGGGAGTACATCGAAACTACTAAATCTTCGTTGAGGGTCTGAATACGCATTTGGAGTAACAAATGCGCCCTCTGTTGCTGTCTGTTGTAGCTTCGTAACTTTCGGTCCCAGTTTTGTCAAGGTCTCCTTTAATAATCCCCTATTTTTAATAGTTTATTTATGCGTTTTTTTATATGTCTCTGTTGCGTTGATTTGTAATCCTGATCCCTCTATTCTTATTTTGAAGTACGGGACATTTGAACAGTAACCTACTGTTTGATCTCACTGTCAATATGTCAAAAGTTGCACTTAGTGCAGCTACCCGGTCGTTGGGCTTATTAAAGTATTTTTATGTGGCCTCTTTATCATTAGTAAACCCTAACTTTTAATTTTTTAGGAGGTTATTATGGAAAATAGTGTTTACAAAATAATCGAACTAGTTGGGTTTTCAGAAAAATCTTGGGAGGATGCTGCCAAGGCCGCTGTTACAACAGCCGATAAAACCTTAAGGGATATGCGGGTGGCCGAGGTGAAAGAAATGGATATGCGTCTGGAGGACAACCGGATTGTTGGTTACCGGGTAAAATTAAAAGTGTCATTTAAACTTGAAGGGTAATTGGGCAAGTTAAATTGAGTAGCGTGAGGTCGGGTAATTAATTCGGCCTCACCCCTCTCACAGAATCGTATGTACGGGCCTCGTATATGGCTCGTGTTAAAGATGAGGGTTTTGTCTACGGTAATCGTGATCCAAAATCCACCGCCTATTTTTCAGAACACCAGTCCAGGGACAATTTCGGAAATTTTCGTTCCCAGGTATCATGGATCCATGACATTCATTTTGTTTTGCATTATCAAAATGATGTTTTAGCCAATTTTTAGGACCTTCGCTCCCCTGATGGTTCCTTTTTTCAGTGCTGCCAGGGCCTGGTTAGCCTCTTCAAGTGAAAATTCTTCAACCTCTGGCCGGATTCCAAACCGCTCAGCCAGGGTTAAAAATTCTACTACATCCTTACGGCAGATATTGGCAACACTCTTGATCTCTTTTTCCATCCAAAGATGAACTGGATAATTCAGCTTTAAAAGGTAGTCCTTGTCCAGCTCTTCTTTTCTGATGGCGTTGATGACCAGACGTCCGCCAGGTTTAAGGTTTTTCATTGCCTCAACCACCGGTTTCCAGACAGGTGTGGTGTCAATAACAGAGTCCAGTAGCTCTGGTGGCGATTCAGCCGTATCCCCAGCCCAGACAGCCCCAAGCTCTTTCGCAAATTCTCGCTCTGCAGGATTTATAGCAAAGACAAACACCTTTGCATCAGGATATTTAAATCCGACCAGCTTTAATACCAGATGTCCCGAAGCTCCAAACCCGGTCAGCCCTAAATTCTGGCTATTCTTGAGGCCTGTTAATTTCAAAGAGCGATACCCGATTGCTCCTGCACATAAAAGTGGAGCAGTCTCTGTATCCTTAAGCCCATCCGGAATAGGAACGGCAAAGTGCTCTGGAATGACCATATATTCTGCATACCCGCCATTGGCATCCTTCCCTGTAGCCTTGAAATCCTTACACAGGTTCTCATTACCTGCCAGGCAGAATTCACATGTCCGGCAGGCTGAATAAATCCATGCAACCCCAACCCGGTCACCAACTTGAAACAATTTAACATTTTTACCTGTCATTTCAACCTGTCCCACCACCTGGTGCCCCAAAATAACGGGCAGAGCCGGTGGTACAGCTCTGCCTTCAATTTCATCCAGTTCGGTATGGCAGACCCCGCAGACAGATATCTTAACCAAAATTTCGTCATTTCCTGGAACAGGAACAGGTAGATCAACCAAGCTTAGAGGAGTCTGATTTTCAGCAAAAAAACCAATTTTTTTCAGGATCATGGCTTTCATAATGAAATTTCCAACTACATATTTGTTAAAATTTAAAGCAGTAAAAAATAAATTTACTATCAGCCCCAGCATACAAAATAAAATTTTTGTCGACACTTGCGTAAAAGCCCTCGTCTCAATGGAGACGAGGGCTTTTTTTGTTTGTCCGGCATGGCGGGTAACCCAGGCTTGGGGCTTATAGGCCTGGTCAGCCCATGGCTGTTATTCAGCCATGGCTTCCATGGCTCTTTTAGGATTGGCCTCAACTTTCTTTAGGATTTCAGTGGTTTTTGATTCAGGCAACCAGTTGATTTTTCCATTTGATACATCATAGATGGCGCCAACAACTTTGGCCTTTCCTGCATTCACCAGTTGGCGGGAAGAAGGGCTTGCCATAAACAGATCTTCAATACCCTGCCAGATATTTTCTTCAATTGCATAAGGTATTACATCCGCACCATGGGTGTGAGGATTGTCTGCAATGGCCTTTTTTACTGCCGGAATGATGTTGTCAACCAGAGGTGGAATATTTCTTTCCAATGGATGCCCGTGACCCTGGACTGCTTTTGTCACTGCGGTGACGGCGCCACATTGTGTATGTCCAAGCACTACAAATACCGGGGTGTTTACATGGGCAAGGCCATATTCAACAGATCCAATCTCATCGACATCTAAAACGTTACCGGCAACGCGGATAACAAAGATATCCATAATACCCGCATCAAATAGAATTTCAACCGGAACTCTGGAGTCAGAGCAGGTGATGACAGTTGCATAGGCGTGATCACCCTGATTTTCTTTACCGGCAAGTGCAAGACGGGCAGCATCAGTATGAGGGGATATTGATTTGCCGGTGACAAAACGCTCATTACCTGCTTTTAACATGGCTATGGCTTCATCCGGGCTTGGTTTGGCTGCTTTGCTGCTACTGGCAAAAACAGGGCCACTGATGAGAGTCAGGAAACAGCTAACAACCACAACAGATTTTAAAATTTTTTTCATCATTGTTTTTTCTCCTCTGAGAAAATGGTTTTTGCGGCAGGCGCCAGGCCTCCAATAGGACAGGTCAACCGCCACGGAAAAATTTATAATACTCATTTTATGTTTGACTTGTTCCTTATAACCTTGCTGGTGATTTTCTGCTGCCAAAGTTGATCTATTATTCTATTTTATCGTTTATATTCTATCTGTTATGTTATCAATGCCCGAAAAATAAGAATAACTAATTATGAAATTTTATATAACTAGTTAGCATACCAATGATGAAACCAATAACATCATTGGAAAGGGCTTGCAAATTTTTTATTCAAGGTGACACATTATTGAATAATGATCCTTAATTTATCAGGTTGTGTCGGGTTTAAGTTCCGGTTGCATAGTTCAATGCTTATGTGATAATTTAACAAACCATGAAACAATATGTTATTGACGGCTTTACGCTTAAGGACTACACGGCTTTAAAACAGTATTTTGATACGTATCTTGAGCCTGCCACTGTAAGTGGAATATACTGGCTTGTGCTGGATTCCGGGATTTTGACTGCGTCCCAGGCCTCCCATAAGGCCTGCGGACCCCATGTGTTTGCCCTGATGCTGGACGAGACATCCTTATCCTGTGAGCTGTTAGTAAGAATTAAAACCAATATCAGATGTGATTGTATGGGCTATGCCACGGTTGAGCAGCGCAACTGGCTGGTGGACTGGGCAGACGCCGTCCTCGAAAAGCTGTCCATTTGTATTTGATGTCTTGTCGGTACTATCGGGTCGGGAAAATTTAAATGCTTAAACTCATACCCCTTGGAGGGCTTGGAGAAATAGGCCTGAACATGATGGTGGTGGAGTATGATGACGTCATTTTTATCATTGACGCCGGCCTCATGTTCCCTGAAGACCATATGCTGGGCGTGGATATTGTTATTCCGGCCATGGATTACCTTCGGGAAAATATGGACAAAATAGAAGGGGTTATCCTGACCCATGCCCATGAAGACCACATCGGGGCCTTGCCTTATCTTTTACGCGAAATTCGTCTGCCGGTCTACGGCACGGCTTTTACACTGGAGATTGTGCGCAACAAGCTCATTGAGTTTGATCTCAATACCCATATTGACCTTAATCTGGTCAATCCGGGGGAGGTGCTCACCATTGAGCCCTTTGACATAGAGTTTATCCGGGTCAGCCACTCCACCATTGACGGTGTGGGGATGGCCATTACAACGCCCGAGGGGGTTGTGGTGCATACCGGAGATTTTCGCATCAGCCACTCCGCCGATATCATGAAAAATACCGATATCTCAAGTTTTGCCCGGTTTGGTGAGAAGGGTGTTCTGGCACTGCTGTCCGATTCCACCAATGTGGAAGTGGAGGGCTATGCCATGTCTGAGCAGGAGGTGGCAAAAAATTTAGGCGAACTGGTTGAAGCCTCTGCCGGACGGGTGATTGTTGCCCTTTTTGCCTCCAATGTGTTCCGGATCCAGCAGGTGATTGATATTGCCAGGCACAATAACCGCAAGGTCATATTCAATGGCCGCAGCATGGAGCAGATCACGGATGTGGCCATGCGCCTGGGCTATCTTGACTGTCCCCCGGGCCTGGTGGTTGACATCAAACAGATTCAAAACCTTGAAGACAATGAGGTGGTGATCATCACCACAGGAACCCAGGGCGAGCCCATGTCTGCTCTGGCCCGCATGGCATCGGGTGTCCACAAGCATATCAATGTCCGGAAAGGGGATACCGTTCTTTTGTCTAGCAAACATATCCCGGGCAACGAAAAAGCCATTGCCGGCATTATCAACAAGCTGTACCGAAGGGGCGCCGATGTGGTCTATTCCAAGATCGCCCAGATCCATGCCTCCGGCCATGCCCACCAGGAAGAGCTGAAGATGATGATCAATCTCACAAGGCCTAAATATTTCATTCCCATTCACGGGGAATACCGGCACCTTGTGGTGCATGCACGTCTTGCCGAAAAACTGGGCATGCCTCGCAGAAACGTGATTGTGGCTGAAAACGGCCAGGTCATTGCCTTTGACAGGGAACGAGGGGGCCGGATTGAAGAGCGGGTGCAGACCGGCCGGATTCTGGTGGACGGAAAAGGCATCGGAGATGTGGGCCGCTCCGTGCTCAAGGAGCGCCGGGAGTTGTCCGAGGGGGGCCTTGTGGTGGTGACCATGATCATAGACGAGGAGACCGGGGTGGTTCTGTACGGGCCGGAGTTGATTTCCAAGGGCTTTGTATTTGATTCCGCAACAGGATACCTTGTGGACGATGCCCAGTGCGTGATCCTGGAAATTGTTGAAGAGATCGAAGCCGGGATTGATTCCCGGGTGGAACTGATTCGGAAAAAATTGCAGCGGGCCCTCAAACAGTATTTTGCCTTTGCCATTAACAGAAAGCCCCTGATCGTACCTATTATCATTGAAGTATGAAAAAAGAACTGTACGGCATTCTCCTCATATTCCTGATTGTCCTGACATCGGTGAGCATTTTTTCATACCATGCTGCCGACCCCTGCGTGGGAAATCACTTTTTTACCCTTCCAGATCGCGTTCATAACCTATTTGGCCTTATCGGTGCCCATGTTGCCGGGTTTTTTATCTTTCTGTTCGGCATTGGTGCCCTGTGGGTGCCTTTGATCCTTTGTGTGTTGGGGTTGTGGTTGATCAGAAAAAAATCCAGGAAAGTGATCTGGCTGGCCCTGGCCGGCGGACTGATCCTGATGGTGACCACAGGAAGTATCTTTTCCCTGTTTCGTCAAACCTATGCCTTTTCCGACACTTCGATTTCTGCCGGCGGAAATTTGGGGGGCAGGCTTGCAGTAGTTTTGCTTAAATACGCAAATATCACAGGCTGTGCGACATTCCTGTTTTTTTTTGTGCTGGTGGGCGTCATGCTGGTCACAGGCATCTCCCTGAAAGATATGCTTGATTTCCTCTGGGC is drawn from uncultured Desulfobacter sp. and contains these coding sequences:
- a CDS encoding dodecin family protein yields the protein MENSVYKIIELVGFSEKSWEDAAKAAVTTADKTLRDMRVAEVKEMDMRLEDNRIVGYRVKLKVSFKLEG
- a CDS encoding zinc-dependent alcohol dehydrogenase family protein, with translation MKAMILKKIGFFAENQTPLSLVDLPVPVPGNDEILVKISVCGVCHTELDEIEGRAVPPALPVILGHQVVGQVEMTGKNVKLFQVGDRVGVAWIYSACRTCEFCLAGNENLCKDFKATGKDANGGYAEYMVIPEHFAVPIPDGLKDTETAPLLCAGAIGYRSLKLTGLKNSQNLGLTGFGASGHLVLKLVGFKYPDAKVFVFAINPAEREFAKELGAVWAGDTAESPPELLDSVIDTTPVWKPVVEAMKNLKPGGRLVINAIRKEELDKDYLLKLNYPVHLWMEKEIKSVANICRKDVVEFLTLAERFGIRPEVEEFSLEEANQALAALKKGTIRGAKVLKIG
- a CDS encoding carbonic anhydrase, which gives rise to MMKKILKSVVVVSCFLTLISGPVFASSSKAAKPSPDEAIAMLKAGNERFVTGKSISPHTDAARLALAGKENQGDHAYATVITCSDSRVPVEILFDAGIMDIFVIRVAGNVLDVDEIGSVEYGLAHVNTPVFVVLGHTQCGAVTAVTKAVQGHGHPLERNIPPLVDNIIPAVKKAIADNPHTHGADVIPYAIEENIWQGIEDLFMASPSSRQLVNAGKAKVVGAIYDVSNGKINWLPESKTTEILKKVEANPKRAMEAMAE
- a CDS encoding ribonuclease J; the protein is MLKLIPLGGLGEIGLNMMVVEYDDVIFIIDAGLMFPEDHMLGVDIVIPAMDYLRENMDKIEGVILTHAHEDHIGALPYLLREIRLPVYGTAFTLEIVRNKLIEFDLNTHIDLNLVNPGEVLTIEPFDIEFIRVSHSTIDGVGMAITTPEGVVVHTGDFRISHSADIMKNTDISSFARFGEKGVLALLSDSTNVEVEGYAMSEQEVAKNLGELVEASAGRVIVALFASNVFRIQQVIDIARHNNRKVIFNGRSMEQITDVAMRLGYLDCPPGLVVDIKQIQNLEDNEVVIITTGTQGEPMSALARMASGVHKHINVRKGDTVLLSSKHIPGNEKAIAGIINKLYRRGADVVYSKIAQIHASGHAHQEELKMMINLTRPKYFIPIHGEYRHLVVHARLAEKLGMPRRNVIVAENGQVIAFDRERGGRIEERVQTGRILVDGKGIGDVGRSVLKERRELSEGGLVVVTMIIDEETGVVLYGPELISKGFVFDSATGYLVDDAQCVILEIVEEIEAGIDSRVELIRKKLQRALKQYFAFAINRKPLIVPIIIEV